In a single window of the Niabella ginsenosidivorans genome:
- a CDS encoding SDR family oxidoreductase, whose translation MIFNNKTAVISGATRGIGKAIALKLAREGANIAIAAKSTVETEKLGGTIYSAAKEIEAAGGKALPVACDVRDEEQVKNVIAATAEAFGGIDIIVNNASAISLTDTASTPLKRYNLMQEVNVRGSFLMVQAALPYLKKSATAHILTLSPPINLNAKWLGPHVAYTISKYNMSLLTLGWAAEFKEVPIAANSLWPRTTIDTAAVRNLLGGQALANRSRSPQIVADAAFYILQKDPRACTGNCFTDEEVLLAEGITDFSQYAIMPGQELYTDLFLDQ comes from the coding sequence ATGATCTTCAACAACAAAACCGCCGTTATCTCCGGTGCCACCAGGGGCATTGGAAAAGCAATCGCCCTGAAGCTGGCCCGGGAGGGCGCCAATATTGCTATTGCCGCAAAATCAACTGTAGAAACCGAAAAGCTGGGCGGCACTATTTACTCCGCTGCCAAGGAAATAGAAGCCGCGGGGGGAAAGGCGCTCCCCGTGGCCTGTGATGTGCGGGATGAAGAGCAGGTGAAAAATGTTATCGCAGCAACAGCAGAAGCATTCGGTGGAATTGATATCATTGTTAATAATGCATCCGCCATTTCTTTAACAGATACGGCCTCCACACCCCTAAAGCGGTATAACCTGATGCAGGAGGTAAATGTACGGGGCAGCTTTTTGATGGTGCAAGCGGCACTGCCGTATTTAAAAAAATCAGCAACTGCACATATTTTAACGCTATCCCCTCCCATAAACTTAAATGCAAAATGGCTGGGGCCGCATGTGGCCTATACTATTTCAAAATACAATATGAGCCTGCTTACTCTGGGATGGGCTGCAGAATTTAAAGAGGTTCCTATAGCAGCCAATTCCTTATGGCCCAGAACCACTATTGATACAGCCGCGGTCCGCAATCTTTTAGGCGGGCAGGCATTGGCCAACAGAAGCCGTTCACCACAAATTGTTGCAGATGCTGCCTTTTATATTTTACAGAAAGATCCGCGTGCCTGTACCGGAAACTGTTTTACAGATGAAGAAGTGCTCCTGGCAGAAGGAATTACAGATTTCAGTCAGTATGCCATAATGCCCGGTCAGGAACTGTATACCGACCTTTTCCTGGATCAATAG
- the lptC gene encoding LPS export ABC transporter periplasmic protein LptC encodes MLKAGCTYFFAVSAALILSSCENSQEEINALNKKVSMTDRAVKVEGYLSQGGKIKARLTAPVMLRVQADTLYTEFPKTLHVDFYNDSAKVDSKLDSKYGKYMESLNMIYLRDSVRVISIKGDTLYCQDLWWDQNKQLFYTDKPAKYNSQAQHLQGDQGLEATQDLKNVKFKSGHGQVQPGQNDLPGQGEGTGQADSSGHKGPATPMTPPVKDSTPAAPAQRPAK; translated from the coding sequence GTGCTCAAAGCCGGTTGCACATATTTTTTTGCAGTAAGCGCTGCGCTTATTCTTTCTTCCTGCGAAAACTCACAGGAAGAGATCAATGCATTGAATAAAAAAGTATCCATGACAGACAGGGCCGTTAAAGTGGAAGGCTATCTTTCCCAGGGCGGTAAAATAAAGGCCCGGCTAACAGCGCCCGTAATGCTCAGAGTTCAGGCAGATACCCTGTATACAGAATTTCCCAAAACCCTTCACGTAGACTTCTATAATGACAGTGCAAAGGTGGACAGCAAGCTGGACAGCAAATATGGGAAATACATGGAATCTTTAAATATGATCTACCTGCGCGACAGTGTGCGGGTCATTTCCATAAAAGGAGATACCCTGTATTGCCAGGATCTCTGGTGGGACCAGAACAAACAACTTTTTTATACCGATAAGCCGGCAAAATACAATTCACAGGCCCAGCATTTACAGGGCGATCAGGGCCTGGAAGCAACTCAGGATCTTAAGAATGTAAAATTCAAAAGCGGGCACGGGCAGGTACAGCCCGGCCAAAATGACCTGCCCGGGCAGGGAGAAGGTACCGGCCAGGCAGACAGTTCCGGTCATAAAGGACCAGCCACTCCAATGACACCACCTGTTAAGGATAGCACCCCAGCCGCACCGGCTCAGCGTCCTGCAAAATAA
- a CDS encoding type III pantothenate kinase produces MSSTLCFDFGNTRKKVAIFEGNEIVKTLVLQDDTSGTIRSLIDTYKPKKSILSSVIHHNPEIETILQDRTRFHLLSYRSKLPITTPVGKPETIGADRLAIAAGGVHFYPDKNLLLIGLGTCITTNFVNKYKELIGGSISPGLEMRLRSLQYYTAQLPLITPQPDVPLMGYDTETNILSGVILGMAYELDGFIAAYEEKFDNFNVVLTGGDLQHLASHLKSRIFADPELIFKGLYAISEVNNA; encoded by the coding sequence ATGTCATCCACACTTTGTTTTGATTTTGGCAATACCCGGAAAAAAGTCGCCATCTTTGAAGGAAATGAAATTGTAAAAACGCTGGTGTTACAGGATGACACAAGCGGCACCATCCGGTCATTGATTGACACTTATAAGCCCAAAAAATCCATTCTTTCTTCTGTTATTCATCACAATCCGGAAATAGAAACAATCTTACAGGACCGAACCCGGTTCCATCTGCTTAGCTACCGCTCAAAATTGCCCATAACCACTCCTGTCGGAAAACCGGAAACAATTGGGGCCGATCGTCTGGCAATAGCCGCCGGCGGGGTACACTTTTATCCAGATAAAAACCTGCTGCTCATAGGGTTAGGAACCTGCATCACTACCAATTTCGTTAATAAATACAAAGAACTGATAGGCGGGTCTATTTCACCAGGGCTGGAAATGAGATTACGATCGTTACAATATTATACGGCTCAATTGCCCCTTATAACTCCCCAACCGGATGTTCCCTTAATGGGTTATGACACGGAAACCAATATTTTATCCGGTGTGATTCTGGGAATGGCTTATGAGCTTGACGGCTTTATAGCCGCTTATGAGGAAAAATTTGACAACTTTAACGTGGTATTAACCGGTGGCGATTTGCAACATTTGGCATCACACCTGAAAAGCAGGATATTTGCCGACCCTGAATTAATCTTTAAAGGCCTATATGCTATTAGTGAAGTTAACAATGCTTAG
- a CDS encoding LON peptidase substrate-binding domain-containing protein, giving the protein MKISHRFLSMTNFIPIFPLSIVVFPDEQVNLHIFEPRYQQLITESVALKKPFGIPVVMDNRLQDFGLLVYVEAVAKTYENGEMDIITRGTDLFKILEVIKDIPEKLYSGAIVNYPENNFQGNPRVMKQLIQQMRQLHSYLQVKKDFKKEDEALNAYDIAHHSGLTLYEEYELLQLTHERQRQEYLKRHFERTLPVFEKMNQLKARINMNGHFKNLNGFNIK; this is encoded by the coding sequence TTGAAAATTTCACATCGTTTTTTAAGTATGACCAATTTTATACCTATATTCCCGTTATCAATTGTTGTTTTCCCTGATGAGCAGGTCAATCTTCACATTTTTGAACCCCGGTATCAACAATTAATTACAGAATCTGTGGCGCTGAAAAAACCATTCGGCATTCCGGTGGTCATGGATAACAGGCTACAGGATTTCGGATTGCTGGTGTATGTGGAAGCAGTTGCCAAAACCTACGAAAACGGGGAAATGGATATTATAACAAGGGGTACTGATCTTTTTAAGATACTCGAGGTAATAAAAGATATTCCGGAAAAATTATATTCCGGTGCTATTGTTAATTATCCGGAAAACAACTTCCAGGGCAATCCCAGGGTAATGAAACAACTGATACAACAAATGCGGCAGTTACATAGCTATTTACAGGTCAAAAAAGATTTTAAAAAAGAAGATGAAGCGCTGAATGCATACGATATCGCACATCATTCCGGGCTGACCCTTTATGAGGAGTATGAACTGCTGCAATTAACGCATGAGCGCCAGCGCCAGGAGTACCTGAAACGCCACTTTGAAAGGACGCTGCCGGTTTTTGAAAAAATGAACCAGTTAAAGGCCAGAATTAATATGAATGGCCATTTTAAGAACCTGAACGGGTTTAATATAAAATAA
- a CDS encoding glycosyltransferase family 2 protein produces MCIESIRKNSTYAHQIIVHVNEGSDGTLQWLQEQSSICYSHTSQNIGICYALNIMAEMSTTNYILYMNDDMYVCPEWDKHLLEEINSIGHHFFFISATAIEPVPQSRCSIKGDFGKDIKSFNEEKLLKSYAGLPKEDWQGATWPPNVVHKSLWALVGGYSIEFSPGMYSDPDFSMKLWKAGVRYFKGVARSRVYHFGSVSVKRVNKNGGYYTFISKWGLTAGTFSKYYLRRGQKFDGELAVPEKKLYRSVKSLYKGVVAIFHRK; encoded by the coding sequence TTGTGTATTGAAAGTATTCGAAAAAATTCGACCTATGCGCATCAGATCATTGTTCATGTAAATGAAGGGAGCGATGGCACGCTCCAATGGCTTCAGGAACAAAGCAGTATCTGCTATAGCCATACCTCTCAGAATATAGGCATCTGTTATGCGCTTAACATAATGGCTGAGATGTCTACCACCAATTATATACTTTACATGAATGATGACATGTATGTGTGCCCGGAATGGGATAAACATTTACTGGAAGAAATCAATAGTATTGGTCATCATTTCTTTTTTATCTCAGCTACAGCAATAGAGCCTGTACCCCAAAGCAGATGCAGCATTAAAGGAGATTTTGGAAAGGATATCAAAAGCTTTAACGAAGAAAAACTGTTAAAATCATATGCCGGCCTACCCAAGGAAGACTGGCAGGGCGCTACCTGGCCGCCCAATGTGGTTCATAAGAGCCTTTGGGCTCTTGTTGGAGGATATAGCATAGAATTTTCTCCGGGTATGTACAGCGATCCTGACTTTTCAATGAAATTATGGAAAGCGGGCGTTCGCTATTTTAAAGGAGTTGCCCGGAGCCGGGTGTATCATTTTGGCTCCGTTTCTGTTAAGAGAGTTAATAAGAACGGAGGGTATTATACGTTTATTTCAAAATGGGGCCTTACTGCAGGTACTTTTTCAAAATACTATTTAAGGCGGGGTCAGAAATTTGATGGTGAATTAGCTGTTCCCGAAAAAAAATTGTACCGATCTGTCAAGTCTTTATATAAAGGGGTTGTTGCTATTTTTCATAGGAAGTAG
- a CDS encoding RluA family pseudouridine synthase — protein MKLQELILFENDDLIALNKPSGLLSIPDREGKEPSLKYLLLEKFNEIFTVHRLDRETSGLIIFAKNAEAHKHFSLQFEARKTVKLYNGLVMGAPVEQEGSIDAPIAENTVKRGTMLIHKRGKQALTDFKVLKNFKIYSWMQFRIHTGRTHQIRVHAKAIGHPLVCDAIYGDGRPVFLSSFKSKFNLSKNEPEERPLLNRLALHASRLKINDLQGNTIELTAPLHKDLKATLQQLEKRSR, from the coding sequence ATGAAGCTGCAGGAGTTGATCCTTTTTGAAAACGATGATCTTATTGCCCTGAACAAACCTTCCGGCCTGCTTTCAATACCGGACAGGGAAGGGAAAGAACCATCCCTAAAATACCTGCTGCTGGAAAAATTCAATGAAATTTTTACGGTGCACCGTCTGGACCGGGAAACAAGCGGTCTGATCATCTTTGCAAAAAATGCAGAAGCGCATAAACATTTCAGCCTGCAATTTGAAGCAAGAAAAACAGTTAAGCTTTATAACGGGCTTGTAATGGGTGCTCCCGTGGAACAGGAAGGAAGCATTGATGCGCCTATTGCGGAAAATACAGTTAAACGCGGCACTATGCTGATCCACAAAAGAGGCAAACAGGCCTTAACGGATTTTAAAGTGCTGAAAAACTTTAAGATCTACAGCTGGATGCAATTCCGGATCCACACAGGGCGTACGCACCAGATCCGCGTACACGCAAAAGCAATAGGGCACCCGCTGGTTTGCGACGCCATCTATGGCGATGGCAGGCCCGTTTTTTTATCGTCCTTTAAAAGCAAATTCAACCTGTCAAAAAACGAACCGGAGGAACGGCCGCTTCTTAACCGCCTGGCACTGCATGCATCCCGGCTAAAGATCAATGACCTACAGGGCAATACAATAGAGCTGACCGCCCCATTGCATAAAGATCTGAAGGCCACCTTACAGCAGTTAGAAAAAAGAAGCCGCTAA
- a CDS encoding pseudouridine synthase yields MKKVDPRFEKFAHKKSNAAIKEAFKQEKRQYKKERAAYFEQKKAAARIAAEAPKIERRAATQTAQMPLNKYLAHSGLCSRRDAAELVKEGKVKVNAVVVWDPGYKVQPNDVVTANGKKVTPEKNLVYILLNKPKDYITTTDDPQKRKTVLDLIKNATKERVYPVGRLDRNTSGVLLITNDGELAQQLTHPSNEIKKVYAVTLNKPLEKKDFDKIVQGVVLEDGPAPVDVLAYADSKDKTQVGIEIHSGRNRIVRRIFESLGYEVKHLDRVMFGGLTKKNIERGKYRFLKEKEIRNLKFFGKGKK; encoded by the coding sequence ATGAAAAAAGTTGATCCCCGTTTTGAAAAGTTTGCGCATAAAAAAAGCAATGCAGCAATAAAGGAAGCCTTTAAACAGGAAAAGCGCCAATACAAAAAGGAACGCGCTGCATATTTTGAGCAAAAAAAAGCAGCAGCGAGAATTGCTGCCGAAGCCCCAAAGATAGAGCGCAGGGCAGCAACCCAGACAGCTCAGATGCCGTTGAACAAATACCTGGCGCACAGCGGTCTCTGTTCCAGAAGAGATGCCGCGGAACTGGTTAAAGAAGGAAAAGTAAAAGTAAATGCGGTTGTGGTGTGGGACCCGGGCTATAAGGTGCAGCCCAATGATGTAGTTACGGCAAATGGTAAAAAAGTAACCCCGGAAAAGAACCTGGTCTATATCTTACTCAATAAACCCAAAGACTATATTACTACCACCGATGATCCTCAAAAACGGAAGACTGTACTGGATCTCATAAAAAATGCTACAAAAGAAAGAGTTTACCCTGTCGGCCGGCTGGACCGCAATACCTCCGGCGTTTTATTGATCACAAACGACGGAGAACTGGCACAGCAATTAACACACCCCAGCAATGAAATAAAAAAAGTGTATGCAGTTACATTAAATAAGCCGCTTGAAAAAAAAGACTTTGATAAAATAGTACAGGGTGTTGTGCTGGAAGACGGGCCGGCCCCGGTTGATGTACTGGCTTACGCTGATTCAAAAGATAAGACACAAGTCGGCATTGAGATCCATAGTGGCCGCAACCGCATTGTCCGGCGCATCTTTGAATCTCTTGGGTATGAAGTAAAGCACCTGGATCGTGTTATGTTCGGAGGGCTTACCAAAAAGAATATTGAAAGGGGAAAGTATCGTTTTCTTAAGGAAAAAGAAATCCGCAATCTTAAGTTTTTTGGAAAGGGAAAAAAATAA
- a CDS encoding Spy/CpxP family protein refolding chaperone yields the protein MKKTFLIAAIVTLFSVSATYAQDSASAGNGHGKMGNRREALYNDLNLTQDQKDKLKALDADGFKQMKAVHEDNSLSEDQKKDKMKEIRMAQKEARDKILTKEQSEKLDAKMKEMRGRRGGNSGS from the coding sequence ATGAAAAAAACGTTTTTAATTGCAGCAATTGTAACCCTTTTTAGTGTTTCCGCCACTTACGCCCAGGACAGCGCTTCCGCGGGCAACGGGCATGGAAAAATGGGAAATCGTCGCGAAGCACTCTATAACGACCTGAACCTTACACAGGATCAAAAAGACAAACTGAAAGCGCTGGATGCAGACGGTTTTAAGCAAATGAAGGCAGTTCATGAAGACAATTCCCTTTCTGAAGACCAGAAAAAGGATAAAATGAAAGAGATCCGTATGGCACAAAAAGAAGCACGCGACAAAATACTGACCAAGGAGCAATCTGAAAAGCTGGATGCCAAAATGAAAGAAATGCGTGGTAGAAGAGGAGGTAATTCCGGTTCTTAA
- a CDS encoding metallophosphoesterase, which translates to MNRRKFLKSAGILGGAGVLTGLYTWQIEPFWLEFTHVPMKIKNLPDTLAGKTLMQISDIHIGETSRDTYLKESFIKAMEYKPDFVAYTGDFITYTDERQLAQLNELIRYAPKGSLGTTAILGNHDYGKHWKNSTLANQIVAVLRTVNIPVLRNGQQMISGLNFIGIDDKWGTNFHPKKVMQQWDASLANVVLCHNPDVMDLDVWNGYDGWVLCGHTHGGQCKPPFLPPPLLPVKNKRYTSGKFNFDDGRTMYINRALGFTWQVRFNVRPEITIYQLQQA; encoded by the coding sequence ATGAACCGAAGGAAATTTTTAAAAAGCGCCGGTATCTTAGGTGGTGCAGGTGTGCTAACCGGTTTGTATACCTGGCAGATAGAACCCTTTTGGCTGGAGTTTACGCATGTTCCCATGAAAATAAAAAACCTGCCGGATACTCTGGCAGGCAAAACATTAATGCAGATCAGTGATATTCATATCGGTGAAACGTCACGGGATACTTACCTTAAGGAATCTTTCATAAAAGCTATGGAATATAAGCCCGATTTTGTGGCTTATACAGGTGATTTTATTACTTATACTGATGAAAGACAATTGGCGCAGCTGAACGAACTGATCCGGTACGCTCCAAAGGGAAGCCTGGGAACAACAGCCATTCTGGGCAATCATGATTATGGGAAACACTGGAAGAACAGCACCCTGGCCAATCAGATTGTGGCTGTTTTAAGAACGGTAAACATCCCGGTTTTGCGAAACGGGCAGCAAATGATCTCCGGCCTGAATTTTATAGGCATCGATGATAAATGGGGCACTAATTTTCATCCTAAGAAGGTGATGCAGCAATGGGATGCGTCTTTGGCAAATGTAGTCTTATGTCATAATCCGGATGTAATGGATCTGGATGTATGGAATGGTTACGATGGCTGGGTCCTATGCGGGCATACGCATGGCGGTCAGTGCAAGCCCCCTTTTTTGCCGCCACCGTTGCTGCCCGTGAAGAACAAACGCTATACATCCGGGAAGTTTAATTTTGATGACGGCCGCACCATGTATATTAACCGCGCCCTGGGATTCACCTGGCAGGTGCGTTTTAATGTACGGCCGGAGATCACCATCTATCAGTTACAGCAGGCCTGA
- a CDS encoding YjjG family noncanonical pyrimidine nucleotidase: protein MKYKHLFFDLDHTLWDFDTNAKLTLQTLYKTLDLEERGIDDFERFYRQYLQHNMKLWERYRNGFIKQAELRVKRMQLSLLDFKIGDEQLAQEMSRLFLEMLPTRNTLFPYAKEILDYLTAKNYQLHLITNGFEEVQHHKISHSKINHYFNKVITSEGSNSLKPHKAIFDFALNATGAKKEESIMLGDDLEADIIGAANAGLDQVYINHVNKAPEFKATYTVYSLKELEHIF from the coding sequence ATGAAATACAAGCATCTTTTTTTTGACCTGGATCATACCCTGTGGGATTTTGATACGAATGCGAAGCTGACTTTACAGACGCTTTACAAAACACTTGACTTGGAAGAACGGGGAATAGATGATTTTGAACGTTTTTACCGTCAATACCTGCAGCATAATATGAAACTATGGGAGCGCTACCGCAATGGCTTTATAAAACAGGCGGAGCTGCGCGTTAAAAGAATGCAATTATCTCTGCTGGACTTTAAAATCGGCGATGAACAACTGGCACAGGAGATGAGCAGGCTCTTTCTGGAAATGCTTCCCACACGTAACACCCTGTTTCCTTATGCTAAGGAAATACTGGATTACCTTACCGCAAAAAATTACCAACTGCACCTGATCACCAACGGGTTTGAGGAAGTACAGCATCATAAGATCAGCCACTCAAAAATCAATCACTATTTTAATAAGGTGATCACTTCCGAGGGCTCCAACAGCCTGAAGCCGCACAAGGCAATTTTTGATTTTGCATTGAATGCAACCGGCGCTAAAAAAGAAGAAAGTATTATGCTGGGCGATGACCTGGAGGCGGATATTATTGGTGCTGCAAACGCCGGCCTGGACCAGGTTTATATTAACCATGTAAATAAAGCACCGGAGTTTAAGGCTACCTACACGGTATATTCTTTAAAGGAGCTGGAACATATTTTCTGA
- a CDS encoding UDP-2,3-diacylglucosamine diphosphatase encodes MSQRRVEIAVVSDLHLGTYASRAREFTAYLKSIDPRILILNGDIIDGWQFNKRYFPPDHIAAIKEIFSKLTWGTRVIYITGNHDDCMRRYSDLEVGGFLLTDKIVIEINGRKVWIFHGDVFDHTTTRQAKFWGKLGSNGYAILLGFNKWVNAVSHFFGKEKLSLSKKVMEQFNKRIVNIDAFENKIAALAIEKKFDTVICGHIHQPQKKEVVTEKGKVDYLNSGDWMEHLTALEYYDNDWHLYAYNEKEMKTERAVKERPNASVMTSEIAFYLHALSNTSNEDFLRHSGHR; translated from the coding sequence ATGTCTCAGCGCCGTGTTGAAATAGCTGTTGTATCAGATCTTCACCTGGGCACTTATGCCAGCCGCGCCAGGGAGTTTACTGCTTACCTCAAAAGCATTGACCCACGCATATTAATCTTAAACGGGGATATTATAGATGGGTGGCAGTTTAATAAGCGTTATTTTCCGCCGGATCATATTGCCGCTATTAAGGAGATTTTCAGCAAGCTTACCTGGGGCACAAGGGTTATTTATATAACCGGTAATCATGATGACTGTATGCGCCGGTATTCAGACCTGGAGGTGGGGGGCTTTCTGCTCACGGATAAAATTGTTATTGAGATCAATGGCAGGAAAGTATGGATCTTCCATGGAGATGTATTTGATCATACCACAACCCGGCAGGCAAAATTCTGGGGAAAGCTGGGTAGCAATGGCTACGCCATTCTGTTGGGGTTTAATAAATGGGTCAATGCCGTTTCTCATTTCTTTGGAAAGGAAAAGCTATCGCTTTCAAAAAAGGTCATGGAGCAGTTTAACAAACGAATCGTAAACATTGATGCTTTTGAAAATAAAATAGCAGCACTGGCCATTGAAAAAAAGTTTGACACGGTGATCTGTGGGCATATTCACCAACCTCAGAAAAAGGAAGTGGTTACGGAAAAGGGAAAGGTTGATTACCTGAATTCCGGTGACTGGATGGAACACCTGACTGCGCTGGAATATTATGATAACGACTGGCATTTATACGCCTATAATGAAAAAGAAATGAAAACAGAACGCGCAGTTAAAGAGCGGCCCAATGCCTCTGTAATGACCAGCGAAATCGCTTTTTATCTGCACGCACTTTCAAATACCAGTAATGAAGATTTTTTACGCCATTCAGGCCACCGGTAA
- a CDS encoding glycosyltransferase family protein, translating into MKIFYAIQATGNGHISRAMELLPYLKEYGEVDIFLSGNNSNLKLDAPVKYRSRGLSLYYTCNGGLNYWQIAKQVNPISLRKEIRELPLENYDFIINDYEYLTSAACGQRNLSSVNFGHQASFQSNKVPRPAVISRSGEWLLKHYSRSKRYLGLHFRQYDDFILTPVIKKEILEADPKDKGYITVYLPSYCDKELTDVFSKFKEHRFEIFSRQAAGIREAGNIRFLPVNKQLFNKSLIHCTEIITGAGFETPAEALHLGKKIMAIPIRGQYEQCCNAAALEEMGVMTLSRIDDNFEQQFEKWQQEYKPIKMDYSQTIPQSMERLFASV; encoded by the coding sequence ATGAAGATTTTTTACGCCATTCAGGCCACCGGTAACGGTCATATCAGCCGCGCTATGGAGCTGCTGCCTTATTTAAAGGAGTATGGAGAGGTAGATATTTTTTTAAGTGGCAATAACAGCAACCTGAAGCTGGATGCACCTGTAAAATACAGGAGCAGAGGGTTAAGCCTGTATTATACCTGCAATGGCGGACTGAATTACTGGCAGATCGCAAAACAGGTAAACCCTATTTCATTGAGAAAGGAAATAAGGGAATTGCCGTTAGAGAACTATGATTTTATTATTAATGATTATGAATACCTTACTTCGGCTGCCTGCGGACAAAGGAATCTGAGCTCTGTAAACTTTGGCCACCAGGCAAGTTTTCAGAGCAATAAAGTGCCGAGGCCTGCTGTCATTAGCAGATCCGGGGAGTGGCTGCTAAAGCATTATTCCAGGAGCAAGCGCTACCTGGGATTGCATTTCCGGCAATATGATGATTTTATCCTTACCCCTGTTATAAAAAAAGAGATTCTTGAAGCAGACCCGAAGGATAAAGGATACATTACTGTTTATCTGCCTTCTTACTGCGATAAGGAGCTGACTGATGTTTTTTCTAAATTTAAAGAGCACCGTTTTGAAATTTTCAGCAGGCAGGCTGCGGGGATCAGGGAAGCGGGTAATATCCGCTTTCTTCCGGTTAATAAACAATTGTTCAATAAAAGCCTGATCCATTGCACGGAGATCATTACCGGTGCCGGGTTTGAGACACCTGCTGAAGCATTGCATCTTGGTAAAAAAATTATGGCCATTCCCATACGCGGGCAATATGAGCAATGTTGCAATGCCGCAGCCTTAGAGGAAATGGGTGTAATGACGCTTTCCCGGATTGATGACAATTTTGAACAGCAGTTTGAAAAATGGCAGCAGGAATACAAGCCTATAAAAATGGATTACAGCCAAACCATTCCGCAAAGTATGGAGCGGTTGTTCGCATCCGTCTAA
- a CDS encoding Fic family protein, translating to MHIAWYWLTASDKEGKSTRFIEYMLSIIDKVLDDLLQATSKRLTQVQRIQLFLEQVKSPFSRKDYLQHFKDLSTASASRDQ from the coding sequence ATGCACATTGCCTGGTACTGGCTAACCGCCTCTGATAAAGAAGGAAAGTCTACACGATTTATTGAATACATGCTAAGCATCATTGATAAAGTCCTTGATGATTTGCTGCAAGCGACTTCTAAGCGGTTAACCCAGGTACAGCGCATACAGCTTTTCCTGGAACAGGTAAAAAGCCCGTTTTCCCGTAAAGATTATTTACAACATTTCAAAGACCTGTCAACCGCCTCAGCCAGCAGGGATCAGTAA
- a CDS encoding SRPBCC family protein translates to MPVIELEIVIKADIFTCFDLSRSIDLHTLSTAGTKEKAVAGRTEGLIGAGETVTWQATHFGVRQKLTSAITAYERPFHFRDEQVKGAFKFIKHDHFFSTVAEGTLMKDVFRFQSPFGILGKLVDASVMRRYLTRFLMERNRILKEFAEAGAGTALLSKNDHYCYYRNKS, encoded by the coding sequence ATGCCTGTTATTGAGCTGGAAATAGTTATCAAAGCAGATATATTCACCTGCTTTGATCTGTCGCGGAGCATTGACCTGCACACCCTGTCCACTGCCGGAACAAAAGAAAAAGCCGTTGCGGGCAGGACCGAAGGCCTCATCGGAGCAGGGGAAACAGTAACCTGGCAGGCTACTCATTTTGGAGTGCGGCAAAAATTAACTTCGGCAATTACAGCTTATGAAAGGCCGTTCCATTTCAGGGATGAGCAGGTAAAAGGAGCGTTTAAATTCATAAAACACGATCATTTTTTCAGCACTGTAGCTGAGGGAACGCTGATGAAAGATGTGTTCCGTTTTCAATCACCATTCGGTATTTTGGGAAAGCTGGTTGATGCATCCGTAATGAGGCGCTATCTTACCCGGTTTTTAATGGAACGGAACCGTATACTAAAGGAATTTGCAGAAGCAGGGGCAGGAACTGCTTTATTGAGCAAAAATGATCATTACTGCTATTACAGGAATAAAAGTTAA